TGAATATTTGTCTCGCATGACTGATGTCATATTCAAATTTAATGGTACAATTGATAAGTTTATAGGCGATGCAATCATGACCATATTTGGCGCACCATTCAAACGAGATGATGACGCACTCCGAGCCGTTAAATCCGCAGTTGCAATGATTCGTGAATTAGAAGAGTTAAACCTAAAGATGACTAGTCCAGAAGACAAATTAGAAGTTGGAATAGGAATCCATACAGGAGAAGCAATTGTTGGTAATATTGGCTCAGACCGACGACTGGATTATACGGTTATTGGCGACAATGTAAACTTAGCTTCTAGGATCGAAGGATTAACAAAACATTACCATTGTCCTATTTTAATATCTGAGGCAACATACAAACAAGTGGTCGGCAAATATTCGCTAGATGATGGTTTTGAAATTAGAGAAATTGATCAAGTCATTGTCAAAGGAAAGTCAAAACCAATCACCGTGTATGAAGTGATTTGTTTATCCCTTCCTTGATATCTTTCCTATGAGGAATCGATTTTAAGCAAGGTCCGATTCCTAAAATTGGCATTGTGCTAGGATATACCAATACAACATTCTGATTTTAACGGATCATTTTGCAACAATGCTAAAGTAGTTCCGAACGGAGAATGGCCAAGCCGGAATCAAATTCATTTTTTAAACGAAGTATCAAGTCAGTCCTTTGGATTTTTCTCACACAGACCAAAGTTTCAAAAATAGAACAGCTAACAGAAGGTTTCTTTCTCGTCGAAATGACGGGAACAAAGTTAAAAGAAACAAAGTGGATCCCAGGAAGTAAGGTACAAGTCGATGTGGGAAACCTTATCTACCGCACTTACACTCCCATCAGTAAGGGTCACACCTTCTATGACTTGACCCACTCGGTTTTTGCGATAAAAATTCCTCTTGCGAATGAAAGAGATTCGATCTAAATCGTACATTGTAGATACGAAAGCAAATGACTCCTATTAGAACTTATTTACTCACATTTTTTCTTTTGATCGGATTTGGAATTCCGCTAAATGCAGAACCATTATCGGTGACTAACCAAAAAGCGATTGATGCCTTTTACCAGAAAAATTGGTCTCAGGCCGAAATGTGGTTCAAAGAAAGTTTAAAGAAAAATCCGAATGACCCATACGCAAACTATAACTTGGCCTGCGTTTACACCATACTACTCAGTCAATGTGAGAATTTGACAGAAGAACAAGACGTATTTCAGTTATTGCATCAGGCAGTCACATATAAAAAGACTTACAAAAGTTTGATGCTAAAAGATAAAGATCTTTCCTTACTTCGGAATACGTACCGATTTAATGAAATTGCAGGTTTAAGTCCCAAAGAACTCTTTACAAATATGATTTGGTTTGGTCCAAGTCCAGGTGCTTATGGGTCAATCTCGGAAATCAAATTTGATACCAATGGTTCCTTTGAACTCACTTTGGTTGAATTTCGAGAAAGTGACGGTACAATGGAAAAACCAAAGTATAGAGGAAAGTATCAATGGATTTCCGAAAAAGTCATTCAATTAGAATTTCAAAAACTCCCTTCCTCACTTCCCAACCAAACAAAAAAAAGACAAGCCCGTTGGAACAAAGATAAACTCGAAATCGACGGCTTTGACTATCAATTTCAAGATTCACCCGACCGCTGCTCCGCATAGAAGAAAACAATTCCATCAATAACATTACCCAATAGATTGTCTTCGCTTTTGAAACAAACAAAGTTAATTTCAATTTGCGGCTGGCGTTTGTCAGTTTCGTAAGCTTTTTAGAGTATAAAATAATAGATTGCTCTCGGAATCAGATATACGAAGCTTCAATTCAAGCGAATTTTTTCAGTTGAGTCAAATGCTCTATTTCTTTCTCGCCTATGGGTAGTTTTATGGTAATTTCGCTTTCTTTTTTTAAAAAAAAATTTTTTCTACCTCTACTCGTAGTTTTTATATCTTTTTCTTATTGTAAAGTCGCAACCTCTCCCCTCCCCGATATAAATTCCGGATCAATGGATCTTTCCGCATGGGAACCTAAACAAACTGTGATCAATTTGAAAGGAGATTGGGAATTTTGTTGGGATGAATTGATTCCTCCCGAATCGGATGAGTCCGTATGGAAAAAAAAATGCCATGGTTATTTTCCGGTTCCCTCTTTTTGGAAATTCTACAAAATAAACGGGAAAAACCTTCCTATTTTTGGAAAAGGAACCTACAGACTCAAACTCAAACTTCCAAAACGGGAAATAAACTACGGATTGTTTTGGACTGAAATCATGTCTGCTTTCGAAATTTTCGTTAACTCCCGTTCTGTGGTAAAAGTGGGACAAACTGGAGACAGTTTTGAAACAATGAAGCCTGACCTGAAACCAGGCACGTCCTATCTGGGTTATCTTTCCGATGAAGTGACAATCGTCGTTTGGGTATCCAACTTCAATCATGAAAATCATGGATTTTGGGAACCTCTTTATTTCGGAGAATGGAAATCCATAGAAAAACAGCATCTCAATCTTGTTATACGGGACATTGCGAGTTCTTCTGCAATCATCATCATCGGCTTATACCATCTGATTATTTTTCTGTCAAGATTCCGTTCCAAAGAATATCTGATGTTCGGTTTTTTCTGTATGATTATGGGAATTCGACAGTTGAATTTTGAAACGCATACATTTTATTATCTATTCCCCGATCTGGATTTTGATTCATATATCCGACTGCTGTTCGGAGTGATTTATATGATTGGGATTTCCATGGTAACACTCTACGATCTTTTATTTCCGAAGGACATCCCCAAAATAATCACAAAAGTTCTCAGGTTGGTTTTCTTTAGTTTTTTACTAACTTTGTTTTTGCCAGTTTCCATTTTCACACATTACGCATTGTATCTCTTCGGTTTTGCAATGATTGCAATAATACTGTATGTGCCTTTGTTCATCAGAGCTTATATTAGAAAAAGGGAAGGTGCGGGACTTATGCTCATTGCCTACGCCATTACTGCGGTTACCCTACTTAACGATATATTATTCAATTTCGGATTGATTCATACAGGTTATCTCTCCCATTTAGGGGTTTTGTTATTTATCTTCATCCAAGCGATTCTATTATCAAAAAAAATAACAAAGGCATTGCAAGAGGAAGAAAAATTAGTTCAAAAGCTCGGTGAAACTTTGGAAGAAAAAAACAGAACCCATACGGAACTCTTGAATCTGAAAGAATCCCAAAAATACGAATTGGAATTGCAGGTAAAACTCCGCACGGAAGAATACGAGATCGCCAAACAACTAGCAGAAACCGCGAACAAGGCAAAGTCTCAATTTTTAGCAACAATGAGTCACGAAATCAGAACTCCCATGAATGGAATTTTGGGAATCACGGAACTTTTGAAAATGACAACAGTTTCGGCGGATCAAGCACAATATCTGAAAATGATTCAGGACAGCGGACAATCTCTTTTGACTATATTGAACGACATTTTGGATTATTCCAAACTGGAAGCGGGGAAAATTGAATTATTAGAATCCGATTTTTCCTGGAAAATTCTGCTCGAACTTGCGGAAGGGATTTTTAAGCACCAAGCGGAACAGAAACAAGTTCGATTTGAAGTCAGCTTTGATCCAGGTTTTATATTTTTAGCACATGGGGACGAAAATAGAATCAAACAAGTGTTATTTAATCTAATCTCCAATGCGGTCAAATTTACGGAATCTGGAGAAATCAAAATCCTTCTCTATTCCAAAAAGGAAGAAGTAGGAAACTGGATTCAATACAAAGTATCGATAACGGATACAGGAATAGGAATTCCGGAAGAGAAGATAGGTTCCTTGTTTCAAAGATTCACACAGTTGGATTCAAGCATTTCCCGTAAGTACGGAGGAACGGGACTCGGGCTCGCCATCTCTAAAAAACTAATGGATGTGATGGGAGGAGAATTGAAAGTTAAAAGGAATTTTCCTGTCGGTTCCTGTTTTGAAATTGAACTCAGACTTCTTCCCAACCAAATGTCCAGAGTCATAAGATCCGAAGATTCGGTGGATCTCTCTAGATTACCGTCTAACACAAATATATTGATTGCGGAAGATGATCCTACAAATCTATTTCTACTTTCCAGTTTTTTGAAAAAATTAAAAGTCCGCCATGATGTTGCGAAAGACGGCAGGGAAGCGGTAACAAAGGCACAAACAAACGAATTCCATCTGATTTTTATGGACATCAATATGCCCAATTTGGATGGTATCGGGGCATCAGAAGAGATT
The nucleotide sequence above comes from Leptospira harrisiae. Encoded proteins:
- a CDS encoding tetratricopeptide repeat protein, producing MTPIRTYLLTFFLLIGFGIPLNAEPLSVTNQKAIDAFYQKNWSQAEMWFKESLKKNPNDPYANYNLACVYTILLSQCENLTEEQDVFQLLHQAVTYKKTYKSLMLKDKDLSLLRNTYRFNEIAGLSPKELFTNMIWFGPSPGAYGSISEIKFDTNGSFELTLVEFRESDGTMEKPKYRGKYQWISEKVIQLEFQKLPSSLPNQTKKRQARWNKDKLEIDGFDYQFQDSPDRCSA
- a CDS encoding ATP-binding protein, producing the protein MVISLSFFKKKFFLPLLVVFISFSYCKVATSPLPDINSGSMDLSAWEPKQTVINLKGDWEFCWDELIPPESDESVWKKKCHGYFPVPSFWKFYKINGKNLPIFGKGTYRLKLKLPKREINYGLFWTEIMSAFEIFVNSRSVVKVGQTGDSFETMKPDLKPGTSYLGYLSDEVTIVVWVSNFNHENHGFWEPLYFGEWKSIEKQHLNLVIRDIASSSAIIIIGLYHLIIFLSRFRSKEYLMFGFFCMIMGIRQLNFETHTFYYLFPDLDFDSYIRLLFGVIYMIGISMVTLYDLLFPKDIPKIITKVLRLVFFSFLLTLFLPVSIFTHYALYLFGFAMIAIILYVPLFIRAYIRKREGAGLMLIAYAITAVTLLNDILFNFGLIHTGYLSHLGVLLFIFIQAILLSKKITKALQEEEKLVQKLGETLEEKNRTHTELLNLKESQKYELELQVKLRTEEYEIAKQLAETANKAKSQFLATMSHEIRTPMNGILGITELLKMTTVSADQAQYLKMIQDSGQSLLTILNDILDYSKLEAGKIELLESDFSWKILLELAEGIFKHQAEQKQVRFEVSFDPGFIFLAHGDENRIKQVLFNLISNAVKFTESGEIKILLYSKKEEVGNWIQYKVSITDTGIGIPEEKIGSLFQRFTQLDSSISRKYGGTGLGLAISKKLMDVMGGELKVKRNFPVGSCFEIELRLLPNQMSRVIRSEDSVDLSRLPSNTNILIAEDDPTNLFLLSSFLKKLKVRHDVAKDGREAVTKAQTNEFHLIFMDINMPNLDGIGASEEILKDERIFPKPIIIAVTADAFQDDQDKCIRAGMSSFLPKPFQKREIEQALYEWLIERKTGL